The Lutibacter sp. Hel_I_33_5 genome has a window encoding:
- a CDS encoding FeoA family protein, which yields MNTIASLEIGETGIITEVALDNIPLKLLEMGCLPGAEVTLIQIAPLKDPLYICVNGSHLAIREETAAKISIIKE from the coding sequence TTGAATACAATTGCTTCTTTAGAAATTGGTGAAACTGGAATTATTACTGAAGTTGCTTTAGATAATATTCCGTTAAAATTACTAGAAATGGGTTGTTTACCTGGAGCAGAAGTTACACTAATTCAAATTGCTCCCTTAAAAGATCCATTATATATCTGTGTAAATGGAAGTCATTTAGCAATTAGAGAAGAAACCGCTGCAAAAATTTCAATTATTAAAGAATAA
- a CDS encoding SCO family protein codes for MNLQFLKKSKFTILFFVVFSAIVIPVFYNLLKVDKKLPRLNPIDINPRLVDISVRNKKKNHTIADFKLINQNGEFVTNNTFKDKIYIADFFFTRCQSICIMMAYNMSELQDYYKNDDDIMFLSHSVTPKIDSVSILKKYAIEKGVNDAKWHVTTGDKKQIYALARKSYFAALDEGNGDENDFIHTENFVLIDKERRIVGLYDGTKQKDMKKIMDDIALLKEEYSRK; via the coding sequence ATGAATCTACAGTTTTTAAAAAAATCTAAATTCACCATCCTTTTTTTTGTGGTTTTCTCAGCCATTGTAATTCCAGTTTTTTATAATTTATTAAAGGTTGATAAAAAGTTACCTCGTTTAAATCCGATTGATATCAACCCACGTTTAGTGGATATTTCGGTTAGAAATAAAAAGAAGAATCATACCATTGCAGATTTTAAATTAATCAATCAAAACGGAGAGTTTGTCACTAATAATACATTTAAAGACAAAATTTATATCGCTGATTTCTTTTTCACTCGTTGCCAATCTATATGTATCATGATGGCTTATAATATGAGTGAGTTACAAGATTATTATAAAAATGATGATGATATTATGTTTTTATCACACTCGGTTACACCAAAAATTGATAGCGTTTCTATACTTAAAAAATATGCTATTGAAAAAGGTGTTAATGATGCTAAATGGCATGTTACTACGGGAGATAAAAAGCAGATTTATGCCTTAGCTAGGAAAAGCTATTTTGCAGCTTTGGATGAAGGAAATGGTGATGAAAACGATTTCATTCATACAGAAAACTTTGTTTTGATTGATAAAGAACGAAGAATTGTAGGGTTGTACGATGGAACAAAACAAAAAGACATGAAAAAAATCATGGACGACATTGCATTATTAAAAGAAGAGTATAGCAGAAAATAA
- the rseP gene encoding RIP metalloprotease RseP: protein MEILIKASQFILSLSLLIVLHELGHFIPAKIFKTKVEKFYLFFDYKFSLFKKKIGETVYGIGWIPLGGYVKIAGMIDESMDTEQLKEEPKPWEFRSKPAWQRLIIMLGGVFVNFVLGILIYICLMWAYGEQYLPNENVKDGVWVQDQLAVDLGLETGDKILTIDGQTIKKFRDLPIEFINGNNYQIERNGQVLDKEIPIDFISKLVDRGKDAGGFLFPRYPFVIRNLEKDSLNSNADINPKDIITAINGKNLPYYDLAKEELAKYKGQDISLTIKRGNEIKEVSVKVSDYGNIGVGFAGTTNKDLEKLGYYKLEDINYSFTEAIPAGTKKAWTTLTSYIKQLKKIFNPSTGAYKGLGGFISIGSIFPSEWSAQSFWNITAFLSIMLGFMNLLPIPALDGGHVMFTLWEMITGKKPSDKFLEYAQVTGFILLIILLVFANGNDIFRLFN, encoded by the coding sequence ATGGAAATATTAATTAAGGCGTCGCAATTTATTTTAAGCCTTTCTTTATTAATTGTACTACACGAATTAGGACATTTTATACCCGCAAAAATATTTAAAACCAAAGTAGAGAAATTCTATTTATTTTTTGATTATAAATTCTCATTATTCAAGAAAAAAATAGGCGAAACTGTCTATGGTATTGGTTGGATTCCGTTAGGTGGTTATGTAAAAATTGCTGGAATGATTGATGAAAGTATGGATACCGAGCAATTAAAAGAAGAACCTAAACCTTGGGAATTTAGATCTAAACCAGCATGGCAACGTTTAATTATTATGCTAGGTGGAGTATTTGTAAATTTTGTTTTAGGTATCTTAATTTATATCTGTTTAATGTGGGCGTATGGTGAACAATATTTACCAAATGAAAATGTAAAAGATGGTGTTTGGGTACAAGATCAACTAGCTGTTGATTTAGGTTTAGAAACTGGAGATAAAATTTTAACCATTGATGGACAAACAATTAAAAAATTTAGAGATTTACCTATTGAATTTATTAATGGAAACAACTATCAAATAGAGAGAAATGGTCAAGTTTTAGATAAAGAAATTCCGATTGATTTTATTTCTAAATTAGTTGATAGAGGTAAAGATGCAGGTGGATTTTTATTTCCGAGATACCCTTTTGTTATTAGAAATCTAGAAAAAGATTCTTTAAATAGTAATGCCGATATAAATCCGAAAGATATTATTACTGCAATAAACGGTAAAAACCTACCTTATTATGATTTAGCTAAAGAAGAATTGGCAAAATATAAAGGTCAAGATATTTCTTTAACTATTAAACGAGGTAATGAAATTAAAGAAGTTTCTGTTAAAGTTTCTGATTATGGAAATATTGGTGTTGGTTTTGCAGGCACTACAAACAAAGATTTAGAAAAATTAGGGTATTACAAATTAGAAGATATTAACTATTCTTTTACAGAAGCTATTCCAGCTGGAACTAAAAAAGCATGGACTACATTAACTAGTTATATTAAACAATTAAAGAAAATTTTTAACCCAAGTACGGGAGCTTATAAAGGTTTAGGTGGTTTTATTTCTATTGGAAGTATTTTCCCATCAGAATGGAGTGCCCAATCTTTTTGGAACATTACAGCGTTCTTATCAATTATGTTAGGTTTTATGAACTTATTACCAATACCTGCTTTAGATGGTGGACATGTAATGTTTACTTTATGGGAAATGATTACAGGGAAAAAACCGAGTGATAAATTCCTTGAATATGCGCAAGTAACTGGTTTTATTTTATTAATTATATTATTGGTTTTCGCAAACGGAAATGATATTTTTAGACTATTCAATTAG
- the bioB gene encoding biotin synthase BioB, producing the protein MSEVRHNWTKEEILEIYNKPMMELLYEAATIHRKQHDPNVVQVSTLLSIKTGGCSEDCGYCPQAARYHTGVEGNDLMTVNQVKAQALRAKESGSSRVCMGAAWRNVKDGPEFDQVLDMVRSINKLDMEVCCTLGMVTENQAQRLAEAGLYAYNHNLDSSEEYYKEVISTRGYQDRLDTIDNVRKTNVTVCSGGIIGMGESAEDRAGMLVALSTLNPQPESTPINALVAVEGTPLEDEKPVEIWDMIRMVATTRIVLPETQVRLSAGRTQMSREGQAMCFFAGANSIFAGDKLLTTPNPDVNEDMKMFKLLGLHPQKPFTKKVQPQTVEAEDSQFQSLGEKPKWTRPDHKIDRNEAAKLKGKKITV; encoded by the coding sequence ATGAGCGAAGTAAGACATAATTGGACCAAAGAAGAAATTCTAGAAATATATAATAAACCGATGATGGAATTGCTGTATGAGGCAGCAACAATTCACAGAAAACAACACGACCCTAATGTGGTTCAAGTTTCAACGTTATTATCTATTAAAACTGGTGGATGCTCAGAAGATTGTGGATATTGCCCGCAAGCAGCACGTTATCATACTGGTGTAGAAGGGAATGATTTAATGACTGTGAATCAAGTAAAAGCACAGGCATTACGAGCAAAAGAAAGTGGAAGTTCTCGTGTTTGTATGGGTGCTGCTTGGAGAAATGTAAAAGATGGACCAGAATTCGATCAAGTTTTAGATATGGTTAGAAGTATCAACAAATTAGATATGGAAGTTTGTTGTACGCTTGGAATGGTTACCGAAAATCAAGCACAACGATTAGCCGAAGCCGGTTTGTATGCATACAATCATAATTTAGATTCGTCTGAAGAATATTATAAAGAAGTAATTTCTACGCGTGGGTATCAAGATCGATTAGATACGATTGATAACGTTCGTAAAACAAATGTTACTGTTTGTTCTGGTGGAATTATTGGAATGGGAGAATCTGCTGAAGATAGAGCTGGAATGTTGGTGGCATTATCAACGTTGAATCCACAGCCAGAATCTACACCAATTAATGCTTTAGTTGCTGTTGAAGGAACGCCTTTAGAAGATGAAAAACCTGTTGAAATTTGGGATATGATTCGTATGGTTGCAACAACTAGAATTGTATTACCGGAAACTCAAGTTCGATTATCAGCAGGAAGAACACAAATGAGCAGAGAAGGACAAGCAATGTGTTTCTTTGCTGGTGCAAATTCAATTTTTGCAGGCGATAAATTATTGACTACACCTAATCCTGATGTAAATGAAGACATGAAAATGTTTAAACTTTTAGGGTTACATCCTCAAAAACCATTTACAAAAAAGGTGCAACCTCAAACTGTTGAAGCAGAAGATTCTCAATTTCAATCTTTAGGAGAAAAGCCTAAATGGACAAGACCAGATCATAAAATTGATAGAAATGAAGCTGCAAAATTGAAAGGGAAAAAAATTACCGTGTAA
- a CDS encoding beta-ketoacyl synthase N-terminal-like domain-containing protein, with protein MKQPISITAIASLSALGSNQTQIWNNYLNDNHFLTEKKFDHFSALVAQLSKEDKKEIELLKNTDSKYKNLDDTVLFAIYVSRKAIEQTDWKEDDNFGVNFGSSRGATTLFENYYKEFLDTKKSSTLSSPTTTLGNISSWVAHDLQTNGPEISHSITCSTALHSLLNGVAWINSGMSDKFLVGGSEAALTDFTIAQMQALKVYANRHSELVSESHQNKIDFSTTFEMTKQFYPCKAFDLTKKKNTMVLGEGASAICLEKGISKNAIAQISGIGFATEVLKHNTSISTNAICFQKSMKMALGDISLDEIDVIVMHAPGTIKGDQSEINAIKNFFCNKIPFLTTNKWKLGHTFGASGLLSLELGILMLQYQKVIPVPFAEEQVKPKSVKKILVNAVGFGGNAVSILLTK; from the coding sequence ATGAAGCAACCAATTTCTATAACAGCTATTGCATCACTTTCTGCGTTAGGAAGTAATCAAACTCAAATTTGGAATAATTATCTAAACGATAATCATTTTCTAACAGAAAAGAAGTTTGATCATTTTTCAGCTTTAGTAGCCCAACTTTCTAAAGAAGATAAAAAAGAAATAGAGCTATTAAAGAATACTGATTCTAAGTACAAAAATTTAGATGATACGGTTCTTTTTGCAATATATGTTTCTAGGAAAGCAATTGAACAAACGGACTGGAAAGAAGATGATAATTTTGGAGTAAACTTTGGATCTTCGAGAGGAGCAACAACGCTTTTTGAAAATTATTACAAAGAATTTTTAGACACAAAAAAATCTTCAACGTTAAGTTCGCCAACAACAACATTGGGAAATATTTCATCTTGGGTAGCCCATGATTTACAAACTAACGGTCCTGAAATTTCACATTCTATTACTTGTTCCACAGCTTTACATTCCTTGCTAAATGGCGTTGCTTGGATTAATTCAGGAATGTCCGACAAGTTTTTAGTTGGCGGAAGCGAAGCAGCTTTAACCGATTTTACAATCGCGCAGATGCAAGCGTTAAAAGTGTATGCAAACCGTCATTCTGAACTTGTTTCAGAATCTCATCAAAATAAAATAGATTTCTCGACTACGTTCGAAATGACAAAGCAGTTTTATCCATGTAAAGCTTTTGATCTAACGAAGAAAAAAAATACGATGGTTTTAGGTGAAGGCGCTTCAGCTATTTGCTTAGAAAAAGGTATCTCTAAGAATGCAATCGCGCAGATTTCGGGAATTGGTTTTGCTACAGAAGTGTTAAAACATAATACGTCTATTTCTACAAATGCAATTTGTTTTCAGAAATCTATGAAAATGGCTTTAGGAGATATTTCTTTAGATGAAATTGATGTTATTGTAATGCACGCACCAGGAACTATAAAAGGAGATCAATCGGAAATTAACGCGATAAAAAATTTTTTTTGTAACAAAATTCCTTTTCTAACTACTAATAAATGGAAACTCGGACATACTTTTGGGGCGTCAGGTTTGCTAAGTCTAGAATTAGGAATCTTAATGTTGCAATATCAAAAAGTAATACCTGTCCCTTTTGCTGAAGAGCAAGTCAAACCAAAATCCGTTAAAAAAATATTGGTTAATGCCGTTGGTTTTGGCGGAAATGCAGTTTCTATTTTATTGACAAAATAA
- the bioA gene encoding adenosylmethionine--8-amino-7-oxononanoate transaminase, which yields MSLQERDKKHLWHPLKQHQTHPNSLGIVKAKGCILTDEKGNEYIDAISSWYTCMFGHCNEFITSCVYKQMQTLDQIMFSDFTHEPAVKLSEELIKILPENQNRIFFNDNGSTAVEAGIKMALQYYFNKGEKRNTFIALENGFHGDTFGAMSVSGLSVYNGPFEDFLMDIERIPVPNGTNNKEIIHQLEKIIAENNIAGFIYEPLVQGAAGMQIHKADDLNEILKFCSENKILTIADEVMTGFGKTGNHFASNEIATKPDIICLSKALTAGLIPMAITSCTEEIYSRFLSNDMAKGFFHCHTYSANPIACSAAIAAIELLQTDEIQKNIKQISNAHKAFEARIKNHSKVNATRSKGVILAIDLNTNSSRYGTLRDQLLQFFMDRGVFLRPLGNTIYIQPPYIITDLELQKVYKTIEAALEIV from the coding sequence ATGAGTTTACAAGAAAGAGACAAAAAACATCTGTGGCATCCATTAAAACAGCATCAAACGCATCCAAATAGTTTAGGTATTGTAAAAGCAAAAGGATGCATTTTAACCGATGAAAAAGGCAACGAATATATAGATGCCATTTCTTCTTGGTACACCTGCATGTTTGGTCATTGTAATGAATTTATTACGAGTTGTGTTTACAAACAAATGCAAACATTAGATCAAATAATGTTTAGTGACTTTACGCATGAACCTGCCGTAAAATTATCAGAAGAATTAATTAAAATTTTGCCAGAAAATCAGAATCGAATTTTCTTTAACGATAATGGATCAACCGCAGTTGAAGCCGGTATTAAAATGGCATTGCAATACTATTTTAATAAAGGGGAAAAACGAAATACTTTTATTGCTTTAGAAAACGGATTTCATGGTGATACTTTTGGTGCTATGTCTGTTTCTGGATTGTCTGTTTACAATGGCCCATTCGAAGATTTTCTGATGGATATTGAACGAATTCCTGTTCCAAATGGAACAAATAACAAAGAAATAATACATCAACTAGAAAAAATAATTGCAGAAAATAATATCGCAGGATTTATTTATGAGCCTTTAGTACAAGGTGCCGCAGGGATGCAAATTCATAAAGCAGACGATTTAAATGAAATCCTAAAATTCTGTTCAGAAAATAAAATTTTAACTATTGCAGATGAGGTAATGACTGGCTTTGGTAAAACAGGAAATCATTTTGCATCCAACGAAATAGCTACCAAACCCGACATTATTTGTTTAAGCAAAGCATTAACAGCAGGCTTGATTCCTATGGCAATTACCTCATGTACAGAAGAAATTTATAGTCGGTTTTTGAGTAATGACATGGCAAAAGGTTTTTTTCATTGTCATACGTATTCTGCAAATCCAATTGCTTGTAGCGCAGCTATAGCAGCCATTGAATTATTACAAACTGATGAAATTCAAAAAAACATTAAACAGATTTCAAACGCACATAAAGCATTTGAAGCACGTATAAAAAATCATTCTAAAGTAAACGCAACACGATCTAAAGGCGTTATTCTTGCTATCGATTTGAATACAAATTCTAGCCGTTACGGTACATTACGCGATCAGTTATTACAGTTTTTTATGGATAGAGGTGTTTTTCTAAGACCGTTGGGAAATACAATTTACATTCAGCCACCTTATATAATTACAGACTTAGAACTGCAAAAAGTATATAAAACTATTGAAGCAGCTTTAGAAATAGTGTAG
- the bioD gene encoding dethiobiotin synthase: MKKQKIYFITGISTEVGKTVASAIITEALEADYWKPVQAGELEFCDTKKVKSLISNSKSVFHKNRYALETPISPHAAAEIDKITIDLNEITAPKTSNNLVIEGAGGLLVPLNDTDTILDIIQPEYHVVVVSRHYLGSINHTLLTVNLLKERGFNVSIIFSGSEHKTTEGIIKKMTNIPIIGRIDEEPYFDKNVIKEYAELFKEKL, encoded by the coding sequence ATGAAAAAACAAAAAATATATTTCATCACCGGAATTTCTACTGAAGTAGGTAAAACCGTCGCTTCTGCTATTATAACAGAAGCTTTAGAAGCCGATTATTGGAAGCCTGTACAAGCGGGAGAATTAGAGTTTTGCGATACCAAAAAAGTTAAAAGTTTAATCTCAAATTCTAAATCCGTTTTTCATAAAAATAGGTATGCGCTAGAAACTCCTATAAGTCCGCATGCAGCAGCTGAAATTGATAAAATCACAATTGATTTAAATGAAATTACAGCGCCTAAAACTAGTAACAATTTAGTAATTGAAGGAGCTGGCGGATTGCTAGTTCCGCTAAACGATACTGATACAATTTTAGATATTATTCAACCTGAATATCATGTAGTTGTGGTTTCACGTCATTATTTAGGAAGTATAAATCACACCTTATTAACCGTAAATTTATTAAAAGAAAGAGGTTTTAATGTCTCCATTATTTTCTCTGGAAGCGAACATAAAACAACAGAAGGCATTATCAAAAAAATGACAAACATTCCAATTATTGGACGCATAGATGAAGAACCTTATTTTGATAAAAATGTGATAAAAGAATACGCAGAATTGTTTAAAGAAAAGTTATGA
- a CDS encoding pyridoxal phosphate-dependent aminotransferase family protein: MKSLSKKNKEKLNARLSNNALRTLKEQSELVDFSSNDYLGFAKSETIFDNTHQFLIDQNIKVNGATGSRLLSGNHSLYQDVENMLSECHQSESAIIFNSGYDANLGFFSTIPQRGDIILYDEFIHASIRDGIQLSNAKAYKFKHNDVTNLEKRVLSVRAQSRTKESEIYIVTEAVFSMDGDSPDLKKIAELSTKNNAFLIVDEAHSVGVFNEGLVQKMNIENDVFARIITFGKAFGCHGAAILGSEDLKTYLVNFARSFIYTTGLSPHSLATIKMSYNELKSSKSHQQKLQENIHHFIAEIKRLQLSFIPSCSAIHCCVISGNEKVKSISENLQKSGFDVKSILSPTVPKNRERLRFCLHSYNSKKEITKVLELFNTFAKT, translated from the coding sequence ATGAAATCTCTTTCTAAAAAAAATAAAGAAAAATTAAATGCGCGCTTATCTAATAACGCTTTACGGACGCTTAAAGAGCAATCTGAACTCGTTGATTTTTCATCAAATGATTATTTAGGCTTTGCAAAATCGGAAACCATTTTCGATAACACTCATCAATTTTTAATCGATCAAAATATTAAAGTTAACGGCGCTACCGGAAGCAGGTTGCTATCAGGGAATCATTCTCTATATCAAGATGTAGAAAACATGCTTTCTGAATGTCATCAATCAGAATCAGCTATTATTTTTAATTCTGGTTACGATGCAAATTTGGGGTTTTTCTCAACAATCCCACAACGAGGAGATATTATTTTATATGATGAATTTATACACGCTTCTATTCGTGACGGCATTCAATTAAGTAATGCAAAAGCATATAAATTTAAACATAATGATGTTACAAATTTAGAAAAACGAGTATTGTCAGTTCGAGCGCAGTCGAGAACTAAGGAATCCGAAATTTATATTGTAACTGAAGCTGTTTTTTCTATGGATGGCGATTCTCCTGATTTAAAAAAAATAGCCGAATTAAGCACTAAAAACAATGCTTTTTTAATTGTTGACGAAGCGCATTCTGTAGGTGTTTTTAATGAAGGCTTAGTTCAAAAAATGAACATAGAAAATGATGTTTTTGCCAGAATAATTACTTTTGGAAAAGCTTTTGGATGTCATGGCGCGGCTATTTTAGGAAGTGAAGATTTAAAAACATATTTAGTAAATTTTGCACGTAGTTTTATTTACACAACAGGGCTTTCGCCTCATAGTTTAGCAACTATTAAGATGAGTTATAATGAGTTGAAGTCTTCTAAGTCTCATCAACAAAAATTACAAGAAAATATCCATCATTTTATAGCTGAAATAAAACGTCTGCAATTAAGTTTTATACCGAGTTGTTCTGCAATTCACTGCTGTGTAATTTCTGGAAATGAAAAAGTAAAATCAATTTCAGAAAATTTACAAAAAAGTGGATTTGACGTGAAATCAATTTTATCACCAACGGTTCCTAAAAATCGAGAACGCTTACGTTTTTGTTTACATAGCTACAATTCAAAAAAAGAAATAACTAAAGTTTTAGAGTTGTTCAATACTTTTGCCAAAACATGA
- a CDS encoding GNAT family N-acetyltransferase translates to MIRYHRVKNDEDLEDILALQKRNLGINLSDDEKLHEGFVTLQHDFEILKKMNDACPHFVAKKEGKIIGFALSMLKEFKDEIPLLIPIFKEIDTEIRNQNINDNYIAMGQVCIAKEARGKGVFRGLYTTMQSEFKNKFDSIITEVDTKNLRSSNAHKSMGFKLLKNYTSNHQLWEIIILKV, encoded by the coding sequence ATGATTCGCTATCACAGAGTAAAAAATGACGAAGATTTAGAAGATATATTAGCGCTTCAAAAAAGAAATTTAGGTATTAACCTGTCAGATGATGAAAAACTACATGAAGGTTTTGTAACCTTACAACACGATTTTGAAATTCTTAAAAAAATGAATGACGCTTGTCCTCATTTTGTAGCTAAAAAAGAAGGTAAAATTATTGGTTTTGCATTATCTATGTTAAAAGAATTTAAAGATGAAATTCCTTTATTAATACCCATTTTTAAAGAAATTGATACTGAAATTAGAAATCAGAATATCAATGATAATTATATTGCTATGGGTCAAGTTTGTATTGCTAAAGAAGCTAGAGGAAAAGGAGTATTTAGAGGCTTATACACAACAATGCAATCTGAATTCAAAAATAAATTTGATTCCATAATTACAGAAGTAGACACCAAAAACCTTCGTTCTTCTAACGCCCACAAGTCTATGGGGTTTAAATTACTTAAAAATTACACGAGTAATCATCAACTTTGGGAAATAATTATTTTAAAAGTATAG
- a CDS encoding Y-family DNA polymerase: MFALVDCNNFYASCERVFNPALQKKPMAILSNNDGCVISMSDEAKEIKLPFGAPIFKWEQFCKENNITILSSNYPLYGDMSERIMKILAQFSPDIEVYSIDEAFLQFKGFDKYDFNEYGNTIRKRILKWTGIPTCVGVAPTKALSKIANKVARKFPKETNGVYLIDSEEKRIKALKWIKIEDVWGIGRRLSKKLRAKGCKNGFDFTQLSEDWVRKNFSIVEWKLQKELKGISKIPLEEITSKKMIATTRSFEYTYADIDNIKERISTFAASCAEKLRKQQSSCHMVIVQLSSNRHKKELEQHRVSKTVVFPYPTDSTLLISEAAVKAVATIFKSGIKYKRAGVLVTGLVPNDNFQLDLFSHENPKHKPLMSAIDKLNHKFKSDKIKLGNQDLKRTWKMRQERLSPKFTTNIKEVIVVK; encoded by the coding sequence ATGTTTGCTCTTGTAGATTGTAATAACTTTTATGCTTCTTGCGAGCGGGTTTTTAACCCTGCCTTGCAAAAAAAACCAATGGCTATTCTTAGCAATAATGATGGTTGTGTAATTTCTATGAGTGATGAAGCAAAGGAAATTAAACTTCCTTTTGGTGCTCCTATTTTTAAATGGGAACAGTTTTGCAAAGAAAATAATATTACAATTTTATCTTCTAATTATCCTTTATACGGCGATATGAGCGAACGTATTATGAAAATTTTAGCGCAATTTTCTCCAGATATTGAAGTATATTCTATAGATGAAGCTTTTTTGCAGTTTAAAGGCTTTGATAAATACGATTTTAATGAATACGGAAATACCATTAGGAAACGGATTCTAAAATGGACAGGAATTCCGACTTGTGTTGGTGTTGCACCTACTAAAGCATTGAGTAAAATTGCCAATAAAGTAGCGAGAAAGTTCCCTAAAGAAACAAATGGGGTTTATCTAATTGATTCTGAAGAAAAACGCATAAAAGCGTTAAAATGGATAAAGATTGAAGATGTTTGGGGAATTGGACGTCGTTTATCTAAAAAATTACGCGCGAAAGGGTGTAAAAACGGATTTGACTTTACACAGCTGTCAGAAGATTGGGTACGTAAAAACTTTTCCATTGTTGAGTGGAAACTTCAAAAAGAGTTGAAAGGAATTTCTAAAATTCCGTTAGAAGAAATTACATCTAAAAAGATGATTGCAACTACAAGAAGCTTTGAATATACGTATGCAGATATTGACAATATTAAAGAACGAATTTCTACGTTTGCAGCAAGTTGTGCAGAGAAATTGAGAAAGCAACAATCAAGTTGTCATATGGTTATTGTACAACTTTCTAGCAATCGTCATAAAAAAGAATTAGAACAACATAGAGTTAGTAAAACAGTTGTTTTTCCATATCCAACAGATTCTACTTTATTGATTAGCGAAGCTGCTGTCAAAGCTGTTGCCACAATTTTTAAAAGTGGAATAAAATACAAACGTGCAGGTGTTTTGGTTACTGGTTTAGTGCCGAATGATAATTTTCAGTTAGATTTATTTTCTCACGAAAACCCAAAACATAAACCATTAATGTCGGCAATTGATAAGTTGAATCATAAATTTAAGTCAGATAAAATTAAGTTAGGAAATCAAGATTTAAAAAGGACTTGGAAAATGCGTCAAGAAAGATTATCTCCAAAATTTACAACCAATATTAAAGAAGTAATTGTTGTGAAGTAG